In Pajaroellobacter abortibovis, the following are encoded in one genomic region:
- a CDS encoding aspartate kinase, whose protein sequence is MKVLVQKYGGSSMSDMEKIGHVADKVNAAYRIDYQVVVVVSAMGKATDQLIALAHQAALTGADYSVELSRRELDMLVSTGERVSMALLCIALHARGCNAVSLTGSQAGIITSIDHFDAQIMEVRPFRVKQQLEQGRVVVVAGYQGVSYKGEVTTLGRGGSDTTAVALAATLGAERCEIYSDVDGVYSGDPKIVKEPYHWPTIELPILQEMAEVGAKVINGRAIEWARRKDVHIVARKASDHHRPDASFRETIASEPKTGAVQEKIYAVVSFPQVVQACVERTQWSALLRRITEFSLPPLDFYGAQNTIKCLIPLLHMPDAEYCCQSLKQEFADSLTFTPPMGLISVIGGRKKILERLTDIFDHLEEDEINPLSVTGGPFRVSTLIDLSRLEEVQNRLHTLLIES, encoded by the coding sequence ATGAAGGTTTTGGTTCAAAAATATGGTGGGTCCTCCATGTCGGACATGGAAAAGATCGGTCATGTCGCTGATAAAGTGAATGCCGCATATAGGATAGACTATCAAGTTGTGGTTGTGGTTAGCGCGATGGGGAAGGCGACTGATCAGCTCATTGCTCTTGCTCATCAGGCTGCTTTAACAGGTGCAGATTACTCGGTTGAGTTATCTCGTCGGGAATTGGATATGCTGGTCTCCACAGGGGAGCGCGTGTCCATGGCATTGCTGTGTATTGCTCTCCACGCGCGCGGATGCAATGCTGTCAGTCTGACGGGAAGTCAAGCTGGAATTATCACCAGTATCGATCATTTTGATGCTCAGATCATGGAAGTACGCCCTTTTCGCGTGAAGCAGCAGCTTGAACAGGGTCGTGTAGTGGTCGTAGCTGGTTATCAAGGCGTGAGTTATAAAGGAGAAGTGACAACCCTTGGGCGAGGGGGCTCAGACACGACGGCAGTCGCGCTGGCTGCTACCCTTGGAGCTGAACGGTGTGAAATTTACAGCGATGTCGATGGGGTTTATTCGGGAGATCCGAAGATTGTCAAAGAACCGTACCATTGGCCTACGATCGAGCTGCCGATTCTTCAAGAAATGGCGGAGGTAGGGGCAAAAGTAATCAATGGGCGCGCCATCGAATGGGCTCGTCGTAAGGATGTCCATATTGTTGCGCGGAAAGCAAGTGATCATCACCGCCCTGATGCTTCTTTCCGAGAAACAATCGCTTCCGAACCGAAGACTGGGGCCGTCCAAGAGAAGATCTACGCCGTGGTCAGTTTTCCTCAAGTAGTGCAGGCGTGCGTTGAGCGGACACAATGGTCTGCTCTTCTTCGGCGCATTACGGAATTTTCCTTACCTCCGCTCGATTTCTACGGGGCTCAGAACACTATCAAATGTCTGATTCCTCTCCTTCATATGCCCGATGCGGAGTATTGCTGTCAATCTCTTAAGCAAGAGTTTGCGGATTCATTAACATTTACCCCGCCTATGGGACTTATCAGTGTGATAGGTGGGAGGAAAAAGATTCTAGAGCGGTTGACAGACATTTTCGATCATCTCGAAGAAGATGAAATCAACCCCCTGTCTGTGACGGGTGGTCCCTTTCGTGTCAGCACGTTGATTGATTTATCTCGGCTAGAAGAGGTGCAGAATCGATTGCATACCTTGTTGATTGAAAGTTAA
- a CDS encoding carbon-nitrogen hydrolase family protein codes for MSKMRVAVVQLSSQGDVACNLRQIKGWVRQAAEEGARLVALPENFALMGNAEEQTRIAEVLDGTVYGPILTQLADFAVASQIYILAGGMPEKSIERACYYNTSVLIGPTGEVEGKYRKLHLFDAVLKEGSRYEESRLFSPGPVDEQDLAPVLVDGVSVGMAICYDLRFPELFRLWTSRGARLIIVPAAFTLETGKAHWQVLLRARAIENQVYIMAPAQFGLHGEGRRTYGKSLIIDPWGDRVAQCSEEEGIAVATLCWDYQEYVRERIPCLAHRRLL; via the coding sequence ATGAGTAAGATGCGTGTGGCTGTCGTTCAGCTTTCAAGTCAGGGGGATGTGGCTTGTAATCTGAGACAGATAAAGGGGTGGGTACGACAGGCTGCTGAGGAAGGTGCGCGATTGGTGGCGCTTCCTGAAAATTTTGCTCTCATGGGCAATGCTGAAGAACAAACCAGGATTGCAGAAGTTCTCGATGGAACTGTCTATGGACCTATTTTAACACAGTTAGCTGATTTTGCTGTCGCTTCTCAAATCTATATTCTGGCAGGGGGTATGCCAGAGAAGTCGATCGAACGAGCATGCTATTATAATACTTCCGTTTTGATAGGACCTACTGGGGAAGTGGAAGGGAAGTACCGGAAACTTCATTTGTTCGATGCGGTTCTTAAGGAAGGGAGCAGGTATGAAGAGAGCCGCTTGTTCTCGCCAGGACCTGTGGATGAACAGGATCTCGCTCCTGTTCTGGTGGATGGTGTGTCTGTTGGAATGGCTATCTGTTATGATCTGAGGTTTCCTGAACTGTTTCGCTTGTGGACGTCTAGGGGTGCTCGTTTGATTATAGTTCCTGCGGCGTTTACCTTAGAGACTGGCAAAGCTCACTGGCAAGTCTTGTTGCGGGCTCGAGCGATAGAGAATCAGGTGTATATCATGGCCCCTGCCCAATTTGGTCTTCATGGTGAGGGGAGACGTACATACGGCAAGAGTCTGATCATTGACCCGTGGGGTGATAGGGTAGCCCAGTGTTCAGAAGAGGAGGGGATCGCTGTTGCGACCCTTTGCTGGGATTATCAGGAATATGTTCGTGAAAGAATACCTTGCCTTGCCCACCGACGCCTTCTCTGA
- a CDS encoding ATP-grasp domain-containing protein — MHLLILSRRSHLYSTRRLMLAARARGHQVTIADPLDLRLVISRGRPSIFLGNHPVPPTDLVLPRIGASNTNFGLAVVRQFDMMGIPVLNTAIAIARSRDKLRAMQLLTKKHINVPKMVCARHPNSVDLALRIVGGAPVIVKLQQGTQGIGTMIAETPQAVSSLLGTLWAMGQDIILQEYIAESKGRDYRAIVVGGRVVAAMRRQAKKGEFRSNLHLGGSGVKIQLEKSYIQAAIAATKVIGLEVSGVDMLEGKDGPKILEINSSPGLEGIERVSSIDVASIIIRHAERFLLKRTKQKKRRDIVIEEERLPYRLKPLHLSPSDLSFLLSQS, encoded by the coding sequence ATGCATCTGCTCATCCTTTCTCGCCGCAGCCACCTCTATTCCACAAGACGACTCATGCTTGCTGCCCGCGCACGAGGTCATCAAGTGACTATCGCTGATCCTCTCGATTTACGGCTCGTTATCAGTCGCGGGCGCCCCTCCATTTTTTTAGGGAACCATCCTGTCCCCCCTACGGATCTCGTACTCCCTCGGATAGGTGCATCGAACACCAACTTTGGTCTCGCTGTTGTGCGCCAGTTCGACATGATGGGGATTCCCGTTCTCAATACCGCCATAGCGATCGCCCGTTCTCGGGATAAATTGCGAGCGATGCAGCTTTTAACCAAGAAACATATCAACGTTCCGAAGATGGTGTGCGCACGACACCCCAATTCCGTCGATTTAGCCCTCAGAATCGTCGGGGGGGCCCCCGTCATCGTTAAGCTACAGCAAGGAACACAAGGAATCGGGACGATGATCGCAGAAACGCCTCAAGCAGTCTCTTCCCTCCTCGGAACGCTATGGGCCATGGGGCAGGATATTATCCTACAAGAATACATTGCCGAATCAAAAGGGCGAGACTACAGAGCTATTGTCGTGGGAGGACGTGTCGTCGCTGCCATGCGCAGACAAGCCAAAAAAGGAGAATTTCGTTCCAACCTGCATTTAGGAGGTTCAGGGGTTAAAATACAGCTAGAAAAATCTTACATTCAAGCTGCTATTGCAGCCACTAAAGTGATAGGGTTAGAAGTCTCAGGGGTTGACATGTTAGAAGGGAAAGATGGACCGAAAATCTTAGAAATCAATAGTTCTCCTGGGCTGGAAGGAATTGAAAGGGTCAGTAGTATCGACGTAGCAAGCATTATTATTCGCCATGCGGAGCGATTCCTTCTTAAACGAACCAAACAGAAAAAACGAAGAGACATTGTGATTGAAGAGGAACGTCTTCCTTACCGTTTAAAACCGCTCCATCTGTCTCCCTCTGATCTTTCCTTTCTGCTTAGTCAATCTTAA
- the rimO gene encoding 30S ribosomal protein S12 methylthiotransferase RimO, giving the protein MSSLQPTIYFVSLGCTKNRVDSEVMLGVAEQSGYRLTDFPEEASVIVVNTCGFIEEAKKESIETIVELASWKQNGGCKKLIVTGCLSQRYPQELSAQMPEVDHFLGSSDMLRLKDVLQDRADRMLVGNPADWLISSADPRALTQSRVSAYIKIAEGCDRKCSFCAIPQFRGVQRSRDPQDILREAEHLISLGAVELNLISQDTLRYGHNLPSQKRIPLSKLVEQIANLTGVQWVRLFYLYPQKLEEELLELLAGHPHVVPYVDMPLQHAADPMLKRMKRGCGKDRQKRIVEQLRLAVPRLTFRTAFIVGHPGETQEEFEELYEFVQWARFEYAAVFRYSDEESCPSYQLESKVKPLVTANRQRRLVALQERIAREKNQAYLDQELDILVEGPSEEHKWVYQGRHAGQAPEIDGRVFLSGEAFIPGEIVRVQISQATTYDLVGETLYPPSSPVHTAKEKKKTKRRFLPLLPHKPTSPLNH; this is encoded by the coding sequence ATGTCGTCTCTTCAGCCTACTATTTACTTTGTAAGTCTCGGTTGCACCAAAAATCGAGTGGACAGTGAAGTCATGCTTGGAGTCGCTGAACAATCGGGCTACCGTCTCACGGATTTTCCCGAAGAAGCTTCCGTTATCGTTGTCAATACATGCGGATTCATAGAGGAAGCAAAAAAAGAATCGATCGAGACAATTGTCGAGCTCGCTTCTTGGAAACAAAATGGAGGCTGCAAAAAGCTCATTGTGACAGGATGTCTTTCTCAACGGTATCCCCAAGAGCTTTCGGCTCAAATGCCCGAAGTCGATCATTTCTTGGGCTCTAGTGATATGCTTCGTCTTAAGGATGTACTTCAAGATCGAGCTGATCGCATGCTTGTGGGAAATCCAGCCGATTGGCTCATCTCCTCTGCCGATCCACGGGCCCTGACACAGAGTCGGGTCAGCGCTTATATCAAAATCGCTGAAGGGTGCGATCGGAAATGCTCTTTCTGCGCGATCCCTCAATTTCGAGGGGTTCAGCGCTCCCGAGACCCACAAGACATCCTTCGAGAGGCAGAACATCTTATCTCTCTTGGAGCTGTTGAACTCAATTTGATCTCTCAGGATACGCTTCGCTATGGGCATAATCTTCCTTCCCAGAAAAGGATCCCTCTCTCGAAACTGGTTGAGCAGATCGCCAATTTGACAGGAGTCCAGTGGGTCCGTCTGTTCTATCTGTATCCTCAAAAGCTAGAAGAGGAACTTCTCGAATTACTCGCAGGGCATCCACATGTTGTTCCCTACGTTGATATGCCACTCCAACATGCAGCAGATCCAATGTTAAAGCGAATGAAACGAGGGTGTGGGAAAGATAGGCAGAAACGGATTGTTGAGCAGCTGCGACTTGCTGTTCCCCGCCTCACCTTTCGAACTGCCTTTATTGTAGGGCATCCAGGTGAAACACAAGAAGAATTTGAAGAACTGTACGAGTTTGTCCAATGGGCCAGATTTGAATATGCCGCTGTATTTCGGTATTCCGATGAAGAGTCTTGCCCCTCTTATCAATTGGAATCAAAGGTCAAGCCTCTTGTCACCGCCAATCGACAGCGGCGGCTCGTAGCCTTACAAGAACGGATTGCAAGAGAGAAGAACCAAGCCTATCTCGACCAAGAACTCGATATACTGGTAGAAGGGCCAAGCGAAGAACATAAATGGGTGTATCAAGGGCGTCATGCAGGACAAGCTCCTGAAATTGATGGACGGGTATTTCTATCTGGAGAAGCATTCATTCCAGGGGAAATCGTGCGTGTCCAAATTTCTCAAGCTACCACCTATGATCTGGTAGGAGAAACGCTCTATCCTCCTTCCTCCCCTGTTCATACCGCTAAGGAGAAAAAGAAAACGAAAAGGCGATTTCTTCCTCTCTTACCTCATAAGCCCACTTCCCCTCTAAATCATTAA
- a CDS encoding TolC family protein, which yields MIKKRLVIPWGWLVSGLLYQIPASGADLRQCQTLITAQNVAQCALASNPSLQAEAAALQAKEGGRINAQRYFPSNPTLNISAARRGAKGMEPEAFNWYLTLGEEIEVGGQRGARKKAAEATWEAQKKRIQGVAREIAKEAWVAFYETLAFEETHALARELETISNRAKEAVHAMAERGRLSPLETHLTDIAATRMFQFVRASERKYYTSRAVLGTLVGVDAQNAAWKIEGTLDPSSFPIPLAPPKDQMAQEDLTSPEIESLQAEEQSLQTTAVLLRRTRIPNPTFFFFAQNDGYNEKVLGGGVSIPIPLPEPIGQTYNGNIQEMEASAQRLAFSRQQAQRTLRQQRRVIWHKVESTRLELQAFSTSKIQQVKEDLQKLAQEIETGHIGIRDALFMQESMIQFFVDHIEAKRLACIAAVEWAHASGAPLEASL from the coding sequence ATGATAAAAAAACGATTAGTTATCCCATGGGGATGGCTAGTTTCCGGGCTGCTCTATCAAATTCCAGCAAGTGGAGCGGATTTAAGACAATGCCAGACCCTAATCACTGCTCAAAATGTAGCCCAATGCGCCTTAGCCTCCAATCCATCACTTCAGGCAGAAGCCGCTGCTCTCCAAGCAAAAGAAGGGGGACGTATCAATGCTCAGCGCTATTTCCCTTCGAATCCTACCTTAAATATCTCTGCCGCACGGCGAGGGGCCAAAGGGATGGAACCAGAAGCGTTTAATTGGTACCTTACCCTCGGTGAAGAAATAGAAGTTGGTGGACAAAGAGGGGCTCGAAAAAAAGCGGCTGAAGCAACTTGGGAAGCCCAAAAAAAGAGGATACAGGGAGTTGCGCGCGAGATCGCCAAAGAGGCTTGGGTCGCCTTCTACGAAACCCTCGCCTTCGAAGAAACCCATGCGCTCGCCCGCGAGCTTGAAACCATTTCGAACCGTGCAAAAGAAGCAGTCCACGCTATGGCAGAACGAGGGCGCCTGTCTCCTCTCGAAACCCACTTGACCGACATTGCAGCGACCCGAATGTTTCAGTTTGTCCGGGCAAGCGAGCGGAAGTACTACACTTCTCGCGCTGTGCTAGGGACTCTAGTAGGTGTGGATGCTCAGAATGCAGCTTGGAAGATCGAAGGAACGCTTGATCCTTCCTCTTTTCCCATCCCGCTTGCTCCCCCCAAAGACCAGATGGCACAAGAGGACCTCACTTCTCCTGAAATTGAGAGCCTTCAGGCAGAAGAGCAGTCGCTTCAAACGACTGCCGTCCTCCTGCGACGCACGCGCATTCCCAACCCCACCTTTTTTTTCTTTGCCCAAAATGACGGCTATAACGAGAAAGTACTAGGAGGAGGGGTATCGATCCCGATCCCTCTCCCTGAACCGATCGGTCAAACCTACAACGGAAATATCCAGGAAATGGAAGCCTCCGCTCAACGGCTTGCGTTTTCCCGCCAGCAAGCTCAACGTACACTGCGCCAGCAAAGAAGGGTAATCTGGCATAAAGTGGAATCAACTCGCCTGGAATTACAAGCTTTTTCCACCTCTAAAATCCAACAAGTAAAAGAGGATCTCCAAAAACTCGCTCAAGAGATTGAAACGGGTCATATCGGAATCCGAGATGCACTTTTTATGCAGGAATCCATGATTCAATTTTTTGTCGATCATATTGAAGCCAAACGCCTCGCTTGCATCGCTGCAGTCGAATGGGCTCACGCTTCAGGTGCTCCTCTCGAGGCTTCCCTATGA
- a CDS encoding metallophosphoesterase family protein: protein MFLLCISDIHGHLEALTTVLEAFKDRNVHRLLVAGDLIFPGPHPFETWKRLCAANAVMVQGVTDRALATLNLTSLKAMTSHEQQRLERMQTIRKELGQLILERLKRLPTSVRIPLESGGDLLLVHGAPADPMEPMTHDMTDEELLPLLGEESAEVVVCGMSHVPFDRTVKGTRIINVGSVGEAPHFNGEEYTPIAHATWIESTALGLSVEHITIPSLSRPKSE from the coding sequence ATGTTTCTACTCTGCATTTCAGATATCCACGGTCACCTAGAGGCTCTCACAACCGTGCTAGAGGCTTTTAAAGATCGCAACGTTCATCGGCTTCTCGTAGCAGGCGATCTGATCTTTCCAGGCCCTCACCCATTCGAGACGTGGAAACGTCTTTGTGCAGCTAACGCTGTGATGGTACAGGGAGTCACAGATCGAGCACTCGCCACACTCAATCTAACTTCTCTCAAAGCCATGACCTCTCACGAACAACAACGGCTAGAGCGGATGCAAACGATCCGGAAAGAACTAGGACAGTTGATTTTGGAACGCCTCAAAAGACTCCCCACGTCCGTTCGTATTCCTCTCGAAAGCGGCGGTGATTTGTTGCTGGTCCACGGGGCTCCTGCAGATCCCATGGAACCGATGACCCACGACATGACCGATGAAGAACTGCTCCCCCTCTTAGGAGAGGAGAGCGCAGAGGTGGTGGTCTGTGGCATGAGTCATGTGCCTTTTGACCGGACTGTCAAAGGCACCCGTATCATCAATGTGGGGAGTGTGGGAGAAGCTCCTCACTTTAACGGAGAGGAATACACTCCTATCGCCCATGCAACCTGGATCGAATCCACAGCCCTCGGTCTTTCTGTAGAGCACATCACTATCCCTTCCCTTTCTCGACCCAAGTCTGAATAG
- the typA gene encoding translational GTPase TypA produces MATLSLRNIVIVADVDHGKTTLVDHMLRQAGTFRSTETLVDRVMDCGELERERGITIMAKNASCRWNNTKVNIIDTPGHADFGGEVERTLIMADGALLLVDAAEGPSPQTRFVLRKCLEFHFPIIVVINKIDRTDARPEEVLNEIFDLFCDLEASDKQIDFPVLYAIGKQGIAKKNLEDTSTSLAPLFESILETIPPPKGDEKQPLQVLISNLDHDDYVGRLAIGRVMAGTLKTNQAVGILKKGPPLKGAIKALLSFEGLKRTLTTEATVGEIVAISGFEDIEVGDTVVDQHPEWEKRALPRIEVEPPTLKLKIGINASPFAGKCKQSKFMTGRHLRDRLLRETRKNLALRLEETDSSDTLLLLGRGELQLAILVETMRREGYEMQLGNPQVMTKKVDSTIYEPYELAVIDVPEAFIGIVIERTGERKGRMMKMVGPRYGRARLEYRIPSRGLIGFRSELMTATRGSGLLHTLVDGWEPWAAGIIRRPWGAIVADRAGVSTSYALHHLQPRGEFFISPGVEVYEGMILGQHNRPNDTDVNVTKEKKLSNIRNHGKDENVVLSPPRLLTIETALEWIDNDELVEVTPEAIRVRKQILKANARPRRGDAEVD; encoded by the coding sequence ATGGCCACTCTTTCTTTGCGCAATATTGTGATTGTTGCAGATGTTGATCACGGGAAAACCACTTTAGTCGACCATATGTTAAGGCAGGCAGGAACTTTTCGAAGTACGGAAACACTTGTCGATCGTGTGATGGATTGCGGTGAACTAGAACGTGAACGCGGAATCACCATTATGGCCAAGAACGCGAGCTGCCGGTGGAACAATACCAAGGTCAACATCATCGACACCCCTGGCCATGCCGACTTCGGAGGAGAGGTGGAACGTACGTTGATCATGGCAGACGGGGCTCTACTTCTGGTCGATGCTGCCGAAGGCCCTTCCCCTCAGACACGGTTTGTCCTCCGCAAATGCCTTGAATTCCACTTTCCCATCATTGTTGTGATCAATAAGATCGACCGTACAGATGCTCGACCTGAAGAAGTTCTAAACGAAATTTTCGATCTCTTTTGCGATCTAGAAGCAAGCGACAAACAGATCGACTTTCCTGTCCTCTACGCGATCGGAAAACAGGGGATTGCCAAAAAGAATCTAGAAGATACTTCCACTTCATTAGCCCCCCTCTTTGAATCTATCCTAGAAACAATTCCTCCTCCAAAAGGGGATGAGAAACAACCTCTCCAAGTACTGATCAGCAATCTGGACCATGATGATTACGTCGGACGGTTGGCTATCGGACGGGTGATGGCAGGCACGCTCAAGACCAATCAAGCGGTTGGGATTCTTAAGAAAGGCCCCCCCCTCAAAGGTGCGATCAAAGCTTTACTATCCTTTGAAGGGTTAAAGCGAACACTGACGACGGAAGCCACGGTGGGGGAAATCGTAGCAATTTCAGGTTTTGAAGACATTGAGGTAGGCGATACAGTTGTGGACCAACATCCTGAATGGGAGAAACGCGCACTCCCACGCATTGAAGTAGAACCCCCTACGCTTAAGCTGAAAATTGGAATCAACGCTTCCCCGTTTGCAGGCAAATGCAAACAGTCCAAATTTATGACGGGACGCCATCTGCGCGATCGTCTTCTCAGGGAAACCCGAAAAAATCTCGCTCTCCGTTTGGAGGAAACGGATTCTTCCGATACGTTGCTCCTTCTGGGACGGGGAGAACTGCAGCTCGCCATCTTAGTGGAAACGATGCGGCGAGAGGGATATGAGATGCAGCTTGGAAATCCTCAGGTCATGACCAAAAAAGTCGATTCTACTATTTACGAGCCTTATGAACTTGCTGTGATTGACGTTCCAGAGGCCTTTATTGGAATCGTTATAGAACGGACGGGGGAACGAAAAGGGCGTATGATGAAAATGGTAGGCCCCCGCTACGGGCGAGCCCGCCTGGAATATCGGATCCCGAGCCGCGGCCTTATCGGATTTCGCAGTGAGCTGATGACTGCCACACGAGGGAGCGGACTCCTGCACACGCTGGTAGATGGCTGGGAGCCATGGGCCGCCGGAATAATACGGCGACCATGGGGAGCCATTGTAGCCGATCGCGCAGGAGTGTCCACCAGCTATGCTCTCCATCATCTCCAGCCCCGAGGAGAATTCTTTATTTCTCCAGGGGTAGAGGTTTATGAGGGGATGATTTTAGGCCAGCACAATCGACCAAACGATACGGACGTCAACGTCACAAAAGAAAAGAAGCTTTCCAATATCCGCAATCACGGAAAAGATGAAAACGTGGTTCTGTCACCTCCCCGTCTTCTTACCATTGAAACCGCTCTCGAATGGATTGACAACGACGAGTTGGTTGAAGTGACACCCGAAGCAATCCGAGTCCGGAAACAGATTCTGAAAGCCAACGCTCGACCGCGACGGGGAGATGCGGAAGTAGATTAA
- a CDS encoding efflux RND transporter periplasmic adaptor subunit — translation MNPIIQRVVVGWAVALSLLTCKKKEAQKKEEITLEISGHVDEPEHKPLSTLIHLEHTVINEAKIQTEPVQRGKIATILTLSGEIVADPDRSAQITASLAGRIERIISLKEGKVVKRGEMLGMIRTPEAAKLGASFLTTSKKAAAARSNVERLEALNQMKLIPDQELITARAEAEALEADQHSAEEQLQTVGISPEKVGSLIPLFAPISGTIVARNAVLGQPVTPNESIATLVDLNEVWFVGRVFEKDLEKIRINAPAEIELNAYPRERFEGTIEYLEKRIDPSVRTIQARIRLTNRRDLLRIGLFGVAHVTLLEEGNRPRTLVIPRQAITDVGGSPVVFVQQPDGDFQLHSIVTGDEAAGKVEVISGLREGEMLVTNGVFLLKSAVLKGSMKEED, via the coding sequence ATGAATCCAATTATCCAACGGGTGGTTGTGGGATGGGCCGTAGCCCTTTCCCTCCTCACATGCAAGAAAAAAGAAGCTCAAAAGAAAGAAGAAATCACGCTTGAAATTTCCGGACACGTCGATGAGCCTGAACATAAACCGCTTTCGACACTCATTCATCTCGAGCACACGGTGATCAACGAGGCTAAGATCCAAACAGAACCGGTACAGAGGGGCAAAATCGCCACTATCCTCACACTGTCAGGAGAGATCGTAGCCGATCCTGATCGAAGTGCCCAGATCACGGCCTCCTTAGCAGGACGGATCGAGCGGATCATCTCTTTAAAGGAAGGGAAAGTAGTCAAGCGCGGTGAAATGCTCGGTATGATCCGCACTCCAGAAGCTGCCAAATTAGGAGCCTCTTTTTTAACCACCTCTAAAAAAGCAGCCGCTGCCCGCTCTAACGTGGAACGACTCGAAGCACTCAACCAGATGAAATTGATCCCTGACCAAGAATTGATCACCGCACGGGCTGAAGCAGAAGCCTTAGAGGCCGATCAGCACAGCGCTGAAGAACAGCTTCAGACCGTAGGTATCTCACCCGAAAAGGTAGGCTCCCTCATCCCTCTTTTTGCACCTATTTCAGGGACTATTGTGGCACGAAATGCCGTGTTAGGTCAACCCGTAACTCCAAATGAGAGCATAGCGACGCTGGTCGATCTCAACGAAGTGTGGTTTGTTGGCCGGGTTTTCGAAAAAGATCTCGAAAAAATTAGGATTAACGCACCCGCTGAAATAGAATTGAATGCTTATCCCCGCGAACGTTTTGAAGGAACGATCGAATATTTAGAAAAACGGATCGATCCCTCCGTCCGCACCATCCAGGCTCGGATTCGACTGACTAATAGGAGAGACCTCCTGCGGATCGGCCTGTTCGGAGTCGCGCACGTGACCCTTCTAGAGGAGGGAAATAGGCCTCGTACCCTTGTCATCCCCCGTCAAGCCATTACGGATGTAGGAGGTAGTCCCGTCGTATTTGTCCAGCAACCAGATGGTGATTTTCAGCTTCATTCTATTGTGACAGGAGATGAGGCTGCAGGAAAAGTAGAAGTGATCTCAGGGCTAAGGGAGGGGGAGATGCTGGTGACCAATGGAGTCTTCTTACTCAAAAGCGCTGTCCTCAAAGGAAGCATGAAAGAGGAGGACTAA